One part of the Saprospiraceae bacterium genome encodes these proteins:
- a CDS encoding radical SAM protein: MDPKVLLITPAFTQLNTPYPATAYLKGFLNTKDIQSSQLDMGLEVILELFSKKGLTNLFQIVKNSDAELDENLYRIFSLRDEYIQTIDFVISFLQNQNPTLGHLISGRSFLPEASRFNNIVNLDEAFGQICIQDKAKYIATLYLEDLSDFIKDVVDPHFGFSRYAERLGRMASSFDFLLEELENEDSLISKITVDILEIYIQEFTPDLVCLSIPFPGNLFSALKIGQYLKRNYPFIKIVAGGGFVNTELRSLQDKRVFNFFDYICLDDGEAPLLFLLEHLKGIRELPLLKRVFTLKNHELIFIDGAIEKDIPQRETGTPDYRDLKLGKYLSVIEIANPMHRLWSDGRWNKLTLAHGCYWGKCSFCDISLDYISRYEPLTASDLCDKIETIISQTGTTGFHFVDEAAPPALMGELALELIRRKMKISWWTNIRFEKTFTNDLCKLLKASGCIAISGGLEVASDRLLSKMKKGVTVAQVAEVAYAFSKAEILVHAYLMYGFPSQTKQETIDSLEVVRQMFVCNIIQSGFWHRFAMTAHSPVGLNPTSFGVKDVTPKFLGFADNDRDHIDPEGADHDIFSAGLSTSLFNYMNGLNLDEAVSFWFEEEMPHTTLHENYIADILEANMQAQFKLRTNAIIIWLGAIPEIQEGALQNSVELIFYDRTEDWLIELPEDIGKWLYFQFHDLKTINQKPVLYSEFIINFESKFAYQFSVFSNTIAWKTLREKGLLII; the protein is encoded by the coding sequence TCGAGCCAATTGGATATGGGTTTAGAAGTGATTCTAGAATTATTTTCAAAAAAGGGTTTAACAAATTTATTTCAGATTGTTAAAAATTCGGATGCTGAATTAGATGAAAATTTGTATCGAATTTTTTCTCTCAGAGATGAATATATTCAAACAATCGATTTCGTTATTTCTTTTTTGCAAAATCAAAATCCGACACTGGGTCATTTAATTTCTGGTAGAAGCTTTCTTCCGGAAGCATCCAGATTTAATAATATCGTGAATTTGGATGAAGCATTTGGTCAGATTTGTATACAAGATAAAGCAAAGTATATTGCTACTTTGTATCTTGAAGATTTATCTGATTTTATAAAAGACGTTGTAGATCCTCATTTCGGATTTAGTCGATATGCGGAACGCCTAGGAAGGATGGCATCTTCTTTTGATTTTTTATTGGAGGAATTAGAGAACGAAGATTCATTGATTAGTAAAATTACTGTAGATATCCTAGAGATTTATATCCAAGAATTTACTCCAGATTTAGTTTGTCTTTCAATTCCTTTTCCAGGAAATTTATTTTCTGCTTTAAAAATCGGCCAATACCTAAAGCGCAATTATCCGTTTATAAAAATAGTTGCAGGTGGTGGATTTGTAAATACCGAATTGAGAAGTTTACAAGATAAAAGAGTTTTTAATTTTTTTGACTACATATGTTTGGATGATGGGGAAGCACCACTTCTTTTTTTATTGGAACATTTAAAGGGTATCCGGGAACTTCCTCTTTTAAAAAGAGTTTTTACCTTAAAAAACCATGAACTTATTTTTATTGATGGAGCGATTGAAAAAGATATACCACAAAGAGAAACCGGAACTCCGGATTATAGAGATTTAAAATTAGGCAAATATCTTTCAGTTATTGAAATTGCAAATCCAATGCATCGTTTATGGAGTGATGGCCGGTGGAATAAATTGACACTTGCGCATGGATGTTATTGGGGTAAATGTAGTTTTTGCGATATTTCTTTAGATTATATCAGCCGTTACGAACCATTAACAGCTTCTGATCTTTGTGATAAGATTGAAACAATTATAAGTCAAACAGGTACCACTGGATTTCATTTTGTGGATGAAGCAGCGCCACCCGCACTAATGGGTGAATTAGCATTGGAATTAATTCGCAGAAAAATGAAAATTTCCTGGTGGACAAATATTCGGTTTGAAAAAACATTTACAAATGATTTATGCAAATTATTGAAAGCATCGGGTTGTATTGCAATTTCCGGCGGATTGGAAGTAGCTTCTGACCGTCTTTTATCAAAAATGAAAAAAGGTGTAACGGTAGCGCAAGTTGCAGAAGTAGCATATGCATTTTCCAAAGCTGAAATTTTAGTACATGCTTATTTAATGTATGGTTTTCCGAGTCAGACAAAACAAGAAACCATAGATTCTTTAGAAGTAGTTCGCCAAATGTTTGTTTGTAATATTATACAATCTGGTTTTTGGCATCGGTTTGCAATGACAGCGCATAGTCCGGTAGGATTAAATCCAACTTCTTTTGGAGTAAAAGATGTGACTCCAAAGTTTCTGGGATTTGCGGACAATGACAGAGATCATATAGATCCAGAGGGTGCGGATCATGATATTTTTTCAGCTGGACTTTCTACTTCTTTGTTTAATTATATGAATGGTTTGAATTTAGATGAAGCCGTTTCCTTTTGGTTTGAAGAAGAAATGCCGCATACCACATTGCATGAAAATTATATTGCTGATATTTTGGAAGCAAATATGCAAGCGCAATTTAAATTGAGGACTAACGCGATTATAATTTGGCTTGGTGCAATTCCAGAAATACAGGAGGGTGCATTGCAAAATTCTGTGGAGTTAATTTTTTATGACCGGACGGAAGATTGGCTTATTGAATTACCAGAAGATATAGGTAAATGGCTTTATTTTCAATTCCATGATTTGAAAACAATAAATCAAAAACCGGTTTTATATTCTGAATTTATAATAAATTTCGAATCCAAGTTTGCATATCAATTTTCAGTATTTTCAAATACAATTGCATGGAAAACTTTACGCGAAAAGGGATTATTAATAATTTGA